The Osmia bicornis bicornis chromosome 9, iOsmBic2.1, whole genome shotgun sequence genome has a segment encoding these proteins:
- the LOC114878283 gene encoding astakine-like encodes MTPIFVTSFLFFILSCSSRAQLARPDYIRCQNNLECESGYCCNIGPIRYSIPECRAMQKEGEVCRPGSASAINMTVGYPDGALVTLTDVHYILCPCANGLSCDAKEGVCKDTGLERDTNRLFGEHNKRDD; translated from the exons ATGACGCCAATTTTTGTCacttcgtttcttttctttatactGAGTTGTTCCTCCCGCGCACAACTCGCTAGACCGGACTATATACGTTGCCAAAACAATTTGGAGTGCGAATCAGGCTACTGTTGTAACAtag GACCGATAAGGTACAGTATTCCAGAATGTAGAGCAATGCAGAAAGAAGGAGAAGTTTGCAGACCAGGTAGTGCCTCCGCCATTAATATGACCGTGGGATATCCTGATGGCGCTTTGGTAACGTTGACGGATGTTCATTACATTCTTTGTCCCTGTGCAAATGGATTATCATGCGATGCTAAGGAAGGAGTTTGCAAGGATACGGGTCTAGAACGCGATACAAACCGTTTGTTTGGAGAACATAACAAACGAGACGATTAA